In Gimesia benthica, a single window of DNA contains:
- a CDS encoding SGNH/GDSL hydrolase family protein — protein sequence MKKITLLFLSVFVCSLFSVVMAENTLPTVNLLQNPQFRLRKTAGSEPGRSILYWNTDRWGDVVAGSGAEKLKLESLEKAVEILPGKRIWQFATLPELGLKGGDAVSLSVNGYQEQSGALKARLCLMLIESADGQWSPADFGMPDKRTFAKHGRGELVRSPQQEASSEETQKEFELQLNGLKIDPRFKEQREADADFRNVVGVLVEFVNDSNQRVWVNSPALVKGETAAKTVPTTSRALPELYQKIPRTMQKLTTGQPISILTLGSSIDRGSANPRLYFYDEDPASPHYKEPLIEARSGNPEAMKRLIAERMGRPDLQDYVGWSQHYFMYTGRMRRELLRKFHYPVEKMLLNVMACDGSSIGESHSGFKAYAELELPPNPNENGHPTGKSWQELYPALFENGKKPGPDLVIFGHGHNEHIDRPDEIAAYEGAIRWFQRHYPGVEFVSCMWIRDKGQSNSMTEPMQKLCAYYEIPFVDMGQLIIDLKATTNYYAMAPDGGHPAAGSHYLWFKQLEQVFEMPAEATLQGVPQKQLPPRMNAFARNWEGTMVRFQKDSPRIVDGRMLILEDAAFNLWADNKREMMQLLIDGQPAEHAGHGRNSFSVPNPRNSTFVHGRLSRGDRHIIEIPNQSARLGAVDCKVGLKRRFYGVEAQGWKGKSPVQEFESKWGAPYGEQAFLLQPGETLEIEVEADELSIAWLDDPAGGTLVAEVDGKPAWSQPTNQPFTDSQGRTHFIENRRGVLGLPFGKHQIRLQAEGKPVRVIGVFGYDGR from the coding sequence GTGAAAAAAATCACTTTGCTGTTTCTGTCTGTTTTTGTCTGTTCTCTGTTTTCGGTTGTGATGGCTGAGAACACTTTGCCGACGGTTAATCTGCTGCAGAATCCCCAGTTTCGGTTGCGGAAGACGGCTGGCTCTGAACCGGGGCGATCGATCCTCTACTGGAATACGGATCGCTGGGGTGATGTGGTTGCCGGGAGCGGAGCAGAAAAGCTCAAACTGGAGTCGTTGGAAAAGGCGGTGGAGATTCTGCCGGGCAAACGGATCTGGCAGTTTGCGACGCTGCCGGAACTGGGGCTCAAGGGCGGGGATGCAGTCAGTCTTTCAGTCAACGGGTATCAGGAACAGAGCGGGGCACTCAAGGCGCGGCTTTGCCTGATGCTGATTGAAAGTGCCGATGGACAGTGGTCACCGGCGGACTTCGGGATGCCCGATAAGCGGACGTTTGCGAAGCACGGGCGGGGGGAACTCGTACGCTCGCCGCAGCAGGAGGCTTCGTCTGAGGAGACGCAAAAAGAATTTGAGTTGCAGTTAAACGGACTCAAGATCGATCCCCGGTTTAAAGAACAGCGCGAAGCGGATGCTGACTTTCGCAATGTGGTGGGGGTGCTGGTCGAGTTTGTGAACGATTCTAACCAGCGAGTCTGGGTGAATTCGCCCGCGTTGGTCAAAGGGGAAACTGCCGCGAAGACAGTACCAACCACGTCCCGCGCACTGCCCGAACTGTATCAGAAGATTCCCCGCACGATGCAGAAGCTGACAACGGGACAGCCGATTTCAATCCTGACGCTGGGGTCGAGTATCGACCGGGGGAGTGCGAATCCGCGTCTTTATTTTTATGACGAAGATCCCGCGAGCCCGCATTATAAGGAACCGCTGATCGAAGCCCGGTCTGGTAATCCCGAGGCGATGAAACGTCTGATCGCAGAACGCATGGGGCGGCCCGATCTGCAGGATTATGTGGGCTGGTCGCAGCACTATTTCATGTATACGGGACGGATGCGACGGGAGTTGCTGCGGAAGTTTCATTATCCGGTCGAGAAGATGCTGCTCAACGTAATGGCCTGCGATGGTTCGTCGATCGGCGAATCGCACAGCGGCTTCAAAGCATACGCGGAACTGGAGCTGCCGCCGAACCCGAATGAGAACGGACACCCGACCGGGAAGTCCTGGCAGGAACTGTATCCCGCGCTGTTTGAGAATGGGAAGAAACCGGGGCCGGACCTGGTGATCTTCGGGCACGGGCATAATGAGCATATCGACCGGCCGGATGAAATCGCCGCCTATGAAGGAGCGATCCGCTGGTTTCAACGACACTATCCGGGTGTGGAGTTCGTCTCCTGCATGTGGATTCGGGATAAGGGACAGTCGAATTCGATGACAGAGCCGATGCAGAAACTGTGTGCCTACTACGAAATTCCGTTTGTGGACATGGGGCAGCTGATCATCGATCTCAAAGCGACGACCAATTATTATGCGATGGCCCCCGATGGCGGGCATCCAGCCGCCGGCAGTCATTACCTGTGGTTCAAACAGCTGGAGCAGGTGTTCGAGATGCCGGCGGAAGCGACACTGCAGGGAGTGCCGCAAAAACAGTTGCCTCCGCGGATGAATGCGTTTGCGCGGAACTGGGAAGGGACCATGGTCCGGTTTCAAAAGGACAGTCCACGGATAGTGGATGGACGGATGCTGATCCTGGAAGACGCCGCGTTCAATCTGTGGGCGGATAACAAACGGGAGATGATGCAACTGCTGATCGATGGTCAGCCGGCAGAGCATGCAGGGCATGGCCGCAACAGTTTCTCAGTTCCGAATCCGCGGAATTCGACGTTCGTGCATGGACGGCTGTCGCGCGGGGATCGGCACATCATCGAGATTCCGAACCAAAGCGCGCGACTGGGTGCCGTGGATTGCAAGGTGGGATTGAAGCGTCGGTTTTATGGCGTGGAGGCGCAAGGCTGGAAGGGGAAGTCTCCGGTACAGGAGTTCGAGTCAAAGTGGGGGGCACCGTATGGGGAGCAGGCGTTCCTGCTGCAGCCGGGAGAGACGCTGGAGATTGAAGTGGAGGCGGATGAGCTGTCGATCGCCTGGCTGGATGATCCGGCTGGCGGGACGCTGGTGGCGGAGGTGGACGGCAAGCCGGCCTGGTCACAGCCGACGAATCAGCCGTTTACCGATTCGCAGGGGCGGACGCATTTTATTGAGAACCGTCGCGGCGTATTGGGGCTGCCGTTTGGGAAGCATCAGATTCGGTTGCAGGCGGAAGGGAAGCCGGTGCGGGTGATCGGGGTGTTTGGTTATGACGGGCGGTAG
- a CDS encoding alpha/beta hydrolase, whose product METRYLMRMPVVWMLVISGSFPVAAGSAAELETAELFPRIEVVSFESASLKQRKRAVIVLPENWRSIKPAERRTLVILHGRGRHERSLVDDKVIRQQLLESGLFVILPDGDDGWYLNSPVRQQDVYETYLEEVLTKMANAYDLPEQGPQWAIAGWSMGGYGCVRFAERHPGRFAAVSSMIGLLDFPRNGLPAGQSYKVPVERFGDDEVEWNKFNPLNQAEKLRGASLLIITADQAFDRTMNEHFRDRLTALELPHQYVELKGGHTFPVVRAAIPLVLAHTQHVLLRKTRN is encoded by the coding sequence ATGGAAACTCGGTATTTAATGCGAATGCCTGTGGTGTGGATGCTGGTGATCTCGGGGAGCTTTCCTGTTGCCGCTGGTTCTGCAGCAGAGCTGGAAACAGCAGAACTCTTTCCGCGGATTGAAGTGGTTTCGTTTGAGAGTGCGAGTCTCAAACAGCGGAAGCGGGCGGTGATTGTGTTACCGGAAAACTGGCGGTCGATCAAACCTGCGGAGCGGCGGACGCTGGTCATACTGCATGGGCGGGGGCGGCATGAGCGGTCGCTGGTGGATGACAAAGTGATTCGTCAACAGCTGCTGGAATCGGGGCTGTTTGTGATCCTGCCGGACGGCGATGACGGCTGGTATCTCAATTCGCCCGTGCGCCAACAGGATGTGTACGAGACGTATCTGGAAGAGGTGCTGACGAAGATGGCGAACGCGTATGACCTGCCCGAACAGGGGCCGCAGTGGGCGATTGCGGGCTGGTCGATGGGCGGGTATGGCTGTGTGCGGTTTGCCGAGCGGCATCCTGGTCGGTTTGCGGCGGTGAGTTCGATGATCGGGCTGCTCGATTTTCCCCGCAATGGTCTGCCGGCGGGACAGTCGTATAAAGTGCCGGTGGAGCGGTTTGGTGATGATGAAGTTGAATGGAACAAGTTCAATCCGTTGAATCAGGCGGAGAAACTGCGCGGGGCATCGCTATTGATTATCACCGCGGACCAGGCATTTGACCGGACGATGAACGAGCATTTTCGTGACCGGCTGACTGCGCTGGAACTGCCGCATCAGTATGTGGAGCTCAAAGGGGGGCACACGTTTCCCGTGGTGCGGGCGGCGATTCCGCTTGTACTGGCGCATACGCAACACGTGCTACTACGGAAGACGCGAAATTGA
- a CDS encoding FAD-dependent oxidoreductase, protein MSMLEDHLLETEILVAGGGMAGCCCAIAAARCGARVILCQDRGVLGGNASSEVRMHIVGANGTGHFDRGAELETEAREGGIIEELRLENCVRNPQRSASMFDLILYEKCRAESNLTLLLNTCVTGVRLEGERITQAIAERQSTEDRFTIDASIFIDCTGDGRLAAEAGALFMEGREGQDDYRETLAPAEADNERLGSTILMQARRHERPMPFVAPDWVRRFTKDELKLRLYATPGEEEPTHEYGYWWAEWGGTLDTIKENETIRDELLAIVLGIWDHVKNGPPGTPEGDDPFEAAYWALDWFGFLPGKRESRRFIGQHVLTEQDLLASRDFPDAIAYGGWSLDLHPPAGIDAAEEEPCRQHPVPHLYNVPLSACVSGNRSNLMFAGRNLSATHVAFSSTRVMATCAVIGQGVGTAAACAVQRKLSPAELSSHADVMAEIQQRLLRDDAYLVGIRSADENDLARSARISASSEQPGFGATEVVSGQTRRVQGERGAPPERAVPGGHRWMSDSAAGLPATLLLEWETPIVVREVQLIFDTGLHRHLTLSQHDGYTSRMLWGQAQPETVRDYAIEVFDGHDWQTVVTVEGNWQRRREHGVEVAGVSQLRLVVTGTNGVEQARVCEIRVY, encoded by the coding sequence ATGTCGATGCTGGAAGACCATCTTCTGGAGACTGAGATCCTCGTGGCCGGGGGAGGCATGGCGGGGTGCTGCTGTGCGATTGCGGCGGCGCGGTGCGGGGCACGCGTGATTCTCTGCCAGGATCGTGGGGTGCTGGGCGGGAATGCTTCGAGCGAAGTGCGGATGCATATCGTCGGGGCGAACGGCACGGGGCACTTCGATCGGGGGGCGGAACTGGAGACCGAAGCCCGCGAAGGAGGGATCATCGAAGAGTTGCGGCTGGAGAACTGCGTGCGGAATCCGCAGCGGTCGGCGTCGATGTTTGATCTGATTCTGTATGAGAAGTGCCGCGCCGAATCAAATCTGACGCTGCTGCTGAATACCTGTGTGACCGGGGTACGGCTGGAGGGGGAGCGGATCACACAGGCGATTGCCGAACGACAGAGCACGGAAGACCGCTTTACAATTGATGCGTCGATTTTCATCGACTGTACCGGCGATGGTCGTCTGGCGGCGGAAGCCGGGGCGCTGTTCATGGAGGGCCGCGAAGGGCAGGATGATTACCGGGAAACACTGGCTCCCGCTGAGGCGGACAATGAGCGGCTGGGATCGACCATTCTGATGCAGGCCCGCCGTCACGAGCGGCCGATGCCGTTTGTGGCTCCCGACTGGGTACGTCGATTTACTAAAGACGAGCTCAAGCTGCGGTTGTACGCGACGCCCGGCGAAGAGGAGCCGACGCACGAGTATGGTTACTGGTGGGCCGAGTGGGGTGGCACGCTGGATACGATCAAGGAGAATGAAACGATCCGTGACGAGCTGCTGGCGATTGTGCTGGGGATCTGGGATCACGTCAAGAACGGACCGCCGGGCACACCGGAGGGGGATGATCCTTTCGAGGCGGCTTACTGGGCACTGGACTGGTTTGGTTTTCTGCCGGGCAAGCGGGAGAGTCGGCGGTTCATCGGACAGCATGTGTTGACGGAGCAGGATCTGCTTGCGTCCCGTGACTTTCCGGATGCGATTGCCTATGGCGGCTGGTCACTGGATCTGCATCCTCCCGCGGGAATCGATGCGGCGGAGGAGGAGCCGTGCCGACAGCATCCGGTACCGCATCTCTATAATGTGCCGTTGTCGGCCTGTGTTTCGGGGAACCGGAGTAACCTGATGTTTGCGGGGCGGAATCTTTCGGCGACGCATGTGGCGTTTTCGTCGACCCGCGTGATGGCGACCTGCGCGGTGATCGGGCAGGGAGTAGGGACCGCGGCGGCGTGTGCGGTGCAGCGAAAGTTGAGTCCCGCGGAGCTGAGTTCCCATGCCGATGTGATGGCAGAGATTCAGCAGCGGCTGTTACGCGATGATGCGTACCTGGTGGGGATTCGCAGTGCAGATGAGAATGACCTCGCGCGGTCGGCCCGGATTTCTGCCAGCAGTGAGCAGCCGGGATTCGGGGCGACGGAAGTGGTTTCGGGGCAGACGCGGCGCGTACAGGGGGAACGGGGCGCACCGCCCGAGCGGGCTGTGCCGGGTGGTCATCGCTGGATGTCGGATTCGGCTGCGGGACTTCCGGCGACGCTGCTGCTGGAGTGGGAGACGCCGATCGTTGTGCGTGAGGTTCAGCTGATTTTTGATACGGGCCTGCATCGGCATCTGACGCTGAGTCAGCATGACGGGTATACATCGCGGATGTTGTGGGGACAGGCGCAGCCGGAGACGGTGCGGGATTATGCGATTGAGGTGTTTGACGGGCATGACTGGCAGACCGTGGTGACAGTGGAGGGGAACTGGCAGCGCCGCCGGGAGCATGGGGTGGAGGTGGCAGGAGTGTCTCAACTGCGGCTGGTGGTGACGGGGACGAACGGTGTGGAGCAGGCACGGGTTTGTGAGATCAGGGTGTATTAA
- a CDS encoding FadR/GntR family transcriptional regulator: MTLINKESPNSLALDLSERIRHRIQSAEFTDGDFFLTEAELAEEYNVSRRIAREAVNRLCALGLLEGRKRKGLIVRHPDPVEVWANCLPSLARSPEKLADLAHFRYALEVGAIELAIINASEEQITQLAALAEEFQQTAGTPEDRPRRIEVERQFHGLILEMSGSPIIADMQKLLATLFENSYPARETPVLAEETNQRIIWQHFELVDAIKDRDVERARSVLRSHLKYLLLTPPETT, from the coding sequence ATGACACTTATCAACAAAGAATCGCCCAACTCGCTGGCCCTGGATCTCTCCGAACGCATTCGGCACCGCATCCAGTCCGCCGAGTTCACCGATGGCGATTTCTTTCTCACCGAAGCCGAACTGGCCGAAGAATACAACGTCTCCCGGCGGATTGCCCGCGAAGCCGTCAATCGGCTCTGTGCCCTGGGTCTGCTCGAAGGCCGCAAGCGGAAAGGGCTGATAGTCCGCCACCCCGACCCGGTGGAAGTCTGGGCCAACTGCCTCCCCTCACTGGCCCGGTCACCGGAAAAACTGGCCGACCTGGCCCACTTCCGTTACGCCCTGGAAGTGGGTGCCATTGAACTGGCCATCATAAATGCCAGCGAGGAACAGATCACACAACTGGCGGCACTGGCGGAAGAATTCCAGCAGACCGCCGGCACTCCCGAAGATCGTCCCCGACGCATCGAGGTCGAGCGTCAGTTCCACGGCCTGATCCTGGAAATGTCCGGCTCCCCGATCATTGCCGACATGCAGAAACTGCTGGCGACCCTGTTTGAAAATTCCTACCCCGCCCGGGAAACACCCGTCCTGGCAGAGGAAACCAACCAGCGCATTATCTGGCAGCACTTTGAACTGGTCGACGCCATCAAAGACCGCGACGTCGAACGGGCCCGCTCCGTACTGCGCTCGCATCTGAAATACCTGTTACTCACACCACCGGAAACCACCTGA
- a CDS encoding sialidase family protein, with protein MQLNQLETGVLFRNAKPHVKSVHTYFPSVAVLPDGSLIGLYSLGEAFEAVNLQVHWSRSFDQGQTWEYQGQLNPDTNDRLTSTFGRVTITPDGELLANLIRYDRSAHPDEGLSNPKTLGLVPAELLLMRSADQGKTWSEPASITPPLIGPAFEMCSPITVLQDGRWLWPTSTWRGWDGELPNGNRMLALVSHDQGNSWDDYLDIMRSPDDQLIFWESKVLELPDGRLLAVAWCYDEAAGIDRPNHYALSSDGGASWSAPASTQLLGQTLTPHLLEDGSLLCIYRRLDEPGLWACHARLTEQGAWENRDQIPLWGVNSAAGTTQTGENMSENFAALKFGAPHIVRLPDGQWFVTFWCYEQNVSLIRWFKFSVS; from the coding sequence ATGCAACTCAACCAGCTCGAAACCGGCGTCCTGTTTCGAAATGCGAAACCACACGTCAAAAGCGTGCACACCTACTTCCCCTCGGTTGCCGTCCTCCCCGATGGTTCGCTGATCGGGCTGTATTCACTGGGCGAAGCGTTCGAAGCCGTCAACCTTCAGGTGCACTGGTCCCGTTCCTTCGATCAGGGACAGACCTGGGAATACCAGGGACAGCTCAATCCGGATACGAACGACCGCCTGACATCCACCTTCGGCCGCGTGACCATCACGCCGGACGGGGAACTGCTGGCGAACCTGATCCGCTACGATCGCAGCGCGCATCCCGACGAGGGACTGAGCAATCCGAAAACACTCGGTCTGGTGCCCGCGGAACTGTTGCTCATGCGCTCTGCCGATCAGGGAAAAACGTGGAGCGAGCCTGCGTCGATCACGCCTCCGCTGATTGGCCCCGCCTTTGAGATGTGCAGTCCGATCACCGTTCTGCAGGATGGCCGCTGGCTCTGGCCGACTTCTACCTGGCGCGGCTGGGACGGCGAACTCCCCAACGGCAACCGCATGCTGGCCCTCGTCTCGCACGACCAGGGGAACAGCTGGGATGACTACCTCGACATCATGCGCAGCCCCGACGATCAGTTGATCTTCTGGGAATCTAAGGTCCTCGAACTGCCAGACGGACGCCTGCTGGCGGTCGCCTGGTGTTACGACGAAGCAGCCGGTATTGATCGCCCCAATCATTATGCACTCAGTTCAGATGGAGGTGCCAGCTGGTCTGCCCCCGCTTCCACACAACTGCTGGGCCAGACACTCACGCCCCACCTCCTGGAAGATGGCAGCCTGCTCTGTATCTATCGTCGTCTCGATGAGCCGGGCCTGTGGGCCTGCCATGCCCGGCTCACCGAACAGGGAGCGTGGGAAAACAGAGACCAGATCCCCCTCTGGGGTGTAAACTCAGCAGCGGGCACCACACAGACTGGTGAGAACATGTCCGAAAACTTCGCTGCCCTCAAATTTGGAGCCCCGCACATCGTCCGCCTGCCAGACGGCCAGTGGTTCGTCACCTTCTGGTGCTACGAACAGAACGTCAGCCTGATTCGCTGGTTCAAATTCTCCGTGAGCTGA
- a CDS encoding outer membrane protein assembly factor BamB family protein, which yields MKFPPVFLFLFIFVCTPDFILADWPQYRGDAARSGSTEEPLPNRMELQWTFRTTHKPTPAWPTHTRITFDEVFQPIVVNQTVLFGSSTDDQLYALDLKTGQLKWKLFTEGPIRFAPAAWKDRIFVASDDGCLYALNIDDGSLLWKKRGGPERKFIMGNDRLISHWPARGGPVVLEDQVYFAAGVWPSDGVYLYALDAETGDVAWSNQNSGQRLMNQPHGGASAKSGVSSQGYLAASQDQIFMPTGRAVPAAFDRATGEFRYYHLQKNQQRGGSEVMLADRFFANAGCLFDQLTGDLSQQTGTGPIAATPQGILRGSGQSLVYSTWTDTKTNDRKGKPISIRSLKEKRLIPLDYTITDVIIAGNDAYCGSHNKVTAVDFKGQANTWWSHEIEGTVRGLAASDECLIASTDQGVICCFANAQPPETVEAQPQSPVTTSPLYQQAARAICEKTDVTTGLCVDLGATNADLALELARQSDFQIYVVMADPDQAQQARERLTAAGLYGSKVAVHLADPAQVPYSKNFANLVICSASLNQNVSPALLKEARRIQRPFGGQLCWGPIENLQLETKDDLKGAGSWTHQYSNSTNTVNSNDEIVKGPLRMYWYRDVDFQIPNRHGQGPAPLVNRGVMVVGGLHGLCGLDAYNGHTLWKYQLRNNLTDMNGIHHDVSTAEVGSNFCLGGDYAFVYKDTFCHQIELKTGKLVRKISTPVSRDDSNQNWGYLAYHDGVIYGTVSNDAHHTSPRYQGISLRNESVLFFAADAKTGNILWTYQPEYSIRNNAITIGNDSVFLVDREIAKADHVKQARRNGRPNPPSPEDAHRKGKLKAFQAKTGADLWEDDQEIFGTQLALSADHDILLMFYQGIRHKFFRLPSEVGGRLAAVDAKTGKRIWDIAAEYHSHPVINGDKIFAQGGAWELKSGKPIPFTFERSYGCGQISASKHLMVFRSATLGYVDLTRKAGVENFGGIRLGCYINAIPAGGLVLVPDGSSQCNCSYQMQAWFALEGSE from the coding sequence ATGAAATTCCCGCCGGTTTTCCTGTTTCTGTTTATTTTTGTATGCACCCCTGATTTCATTCTCGCCGACTGGCCCCAGTATCGTGGTGATGCCGCCCGCAGCGGATCGACAGAGGAACCGCTGCCCAACCGCATGGAACTGCAGTGGACGTTTCGCACTACCCATAAACCCACTCCCGCCTGGCCCACGCATACCCGCATTACTTTTGACGAAGTCTTTCAGCCCATCGTGGTGAATCAGACGGTCCTTTTCGGCAGTTCCACCGACGACCAGTTATACGCCCTCGATCTCAAAACCGGTCAGCTCAAATGGAAATTATTTACCGAAGGGCCGATCCGCTTTGCTCCCGCTGCCTGGAAAGATCGCATCTTCGTGGCCAGCGATGACGGTTGCCTGTATGCATTGAACATCGATGACGGTTCACTGCTCTGGAAAAAACGGGGCGGCCCCGAACGGAAATTCATCATGGGCAACGATCGACTGATCTCACACTGGCCCGCCCGAGGCGGCCCGGTTGTCCTCGAAGACCAGGTCTACTTTGCAGCCGGGGTCTGGCCTTCAGATGGCGTTTACCTGTATGCCCTCGACGCGGAAACCGGAGACGTTGCCTGGAGCAATCAGAACTCCGGACAACGCCTCATGAATCAGCCGCATGGCGGTGCGAGTGCCAAAAGTGGTGTTTCATCACAAGGCTATCTCGCTGCCAGCCAGGACCAGATCTTCATGCCCACCGGCCGCGCCGTCCCCGCCGCCTTTGATCGAGCGACCGGCGAATTTCGCTATTACCATCTGCAGAAAAATCAGCAGCGCGGCGGCTCGGAAGTCATGCTGGCCGACCGGTTCTTCGCGAACGCGGGCTGCCTGTTCGACCAGCTGACAGGCGACCTGTCACAGCAGACCGGCACCGGTCCCATCGCTGCGACTCCCCAGGGCATTCTCCGCGGCAGTGGACAATCACTGGTTTACAGCACGTGGACCGACACCAAAACCAACGACCGCAAAGGCAAGCCGATCTCGATCAGAAGCCTCAAAGAAAAACGGCTCATCCCCCTGGATTATACGATCACCGATGTCATCATCGCCGGCAATGACGCGTACTGTGGTTCGCACAATAAGGTCACCGCGGTCGACTTCAAAGGCCAGGCCAATACCTGGTGGTCGCATGAAATCGAAGGTACCGTTCGCGGCCTGGCAGCCTCCGATGAATGCCTCATTGCCAGCACCGATCAGGGAGTCATCTGTTGTTTCGCCAATGCACAGCCACCGGAAACGGTCGAGGCACAGCCACAATCGCCCGTCACCACCAGCCCGCTCTACCAGCAGGCAGCGCGAGCCATCTGTGAAAAGACCGACGTCACCACCGGACTTTGTGTTGACCTGGGCGCCACCAACGCAGACCTCGCCCTCGAACTGGCCCGCCAGTCCGACTTTCAGATCTATGTCGTCATGGCGGATCCCGACCAAGCCCAGCAGGCACGCGAACGCCTCACGGCAGCAGGCCTCTACGGTTCGAAGGTCGCCGTGCATCTGGCCGACCCCGCACAGGTCCCCTACTCAAAGAATTTTGCGAACCTCGTCATCTGCTCGGCTTCGCTGAATCAGAATGTCTCTCCGGCCCTCCTCAAAGAAGCCCGCCGGATTCAACGTCCTTTCGGCGGTCAGCTCTGCTGGGGCCCCATTGAGAACCTGCAATTGGAAACCAAAGACGATCTCAAAGGGGCCGGTAGCTGGACGCACCAGTACTCCAATTCCACGAATACGGTGAATTCCAACGACGAAATCGTCAAAGGCCCGCTCCGCATGTACTGGTATCGCGATGTCGATTTCCAGATCCCCAACCGGCACGGACAGGGTCCGGCCCCACTCGTGAATCGCGGCGTCATGGTTGTCGGCGGTCTGCACGGTCTGTGTGGACTCGACGCCTACAACGGGCATACGCTCTGGAAATATCAGCTCAGGAATAACCTGACCGACATGAACGGCATCCATCATGATGTGAGCACGGCCGAGGTCGGCAGCAACTTCTGCCTCGGGGGCGACTATGCCTTCGTCTACAAAGACACCTTCTGCCATCAGATCGAACTGAAGACCGGGAAGCTGGTCCGCAAGATCTCCACCCCTGTCAGCCGCGACGATTCCAACCAGAACTGGGGCTACCTCGCGTACCATGACGGCGTAATCTATGGCACCGTCAGTAACGACGCGCATCACACCAGTCCCCGCTATCAGGGTATCAGCCTCCGCAATGAATCGGTTCTGTTTTTCGCCGCCGATGCCAAAACCGGGAACATTCTCTGGACTTACCAGCCCGAGTATTCGATCCGCAACAACGCGATCACGATTGGTAACGACAGCGTCTTTCTCGTCGATCGGGAAATCGCCAAAGCGGACCACGTCAAACAGGCCCGCCGCAACGGTCGCCCCAACCCTCCCTCTCCGGAAGACGCACACCGCAAAGGCAAGCTGAAAGCCTTCCAGGCCAAAACCGGGGCTGATCTCTGGGAAGACGATCAGGAAATCTTCGGGACCCAGCTGGCACTCTCCGCAGACCACGACATCCTGCTGATGTTCTACCAGGGCATCCGGCACAAATTCTTCCGGCTCCCTTCTGAAGTCGGCGGGCGTCTCGCTGCCGTCGATGCCAAAACGGGAAAACGGATCTGGGATATCGCAGCCGAGTACCACTCGCACCCGGTCATCAACGGTGACAAAATCTTTGCGCAGGGAGGCGCCTGGGAACTGAAATCCGGGAAACCAATCCCCTTCACCTTCGAACGCTCCTATGGCTGCGGCCAGATCTCTGCCAGCAAACACCTGATGGTCTTCCGCTCGGCCACACTCGGGTACGTCGACCTGACCCGCAAAGCCGGCGTCGAAAACTTCGGCGGCATCCGCCTGGGCTGTTACATCAACGCCATCCCGGCCGGCGGCCTGGTACTCGTTCCCGACGGCTCGTCCCAGTGTAACTGCTCCTACCAGATGCAGGCCTGGTTCGCCCTGGAAGGCAGTGAATAA